The following are encoded together in the Argopecten irradians isolate NY chromosome 5, Ai_NY, whole genome shotgun sequence genome:
- the LOC138323964 gene encoding centrosomal protein 20-like, with protein sequence MTSTQELKDVIKETLENHGSLGQIKARIRAEVFNSLDDHGEAKPPLSSENMIINELIREYLEFNKYKYSSSVLTAESGQPKEPLNREFLARELNIRNDHTSSSIPMLYSIISHYIKDNQSVLGRSTMGSRNPAPQIGTAFRDQNEEAEQGIIVKGGAR encoded by the exons TTATCAAAGAAACATTAGAAAATCATGGTTCACTGGGACAGATTAAAGCCAGGATTAGGGCAGAGGTGTTTAATTCCCTAGATGATCACGGAGAAGCCAAACCTCCATTGAGCAGTGAAAACATGATCATCAATGAACTTATCCGAGAATATCTCGAGtttaacaaatacaaatattcatCTTCAGTATTAACAGCAG AATCAGGTCAACCCAAGGAACCGTTGAACAGAGAGTTTTTAGCAAGAGAGTTAAATATACGTAATGACCACACATCCAGTTCAAT TCCAATGCTTTACAGTATCATATCACATTACATAAAGGACAACCAATCAGTACTGGGCAGATCCACCATGGGCAGCAGGAACCCAGCACCTCAGATAGGGACAGCCTTCAGGGACCAAA ATGAAGAAGCTGAACAAGGGATTATAGTGAAAGGTGGCGCACGTTGA